The nucleotide window AGCGGCGACAGCTGgcctgtcgccgctaaaggtgtcGCCGCTAAATGTGGGACGTTCTTGTAGTGATTGTACCGTTCTATATGGAACATGGCCCAAAAATTTTTCCACAACAATGGTTAACCTATGACCGATTTTAAATTGTGCTAATTAACTCATCTAATGTTATAACTTTGTGGTAATACAATCTAACAAGGTTTTAATTTACATTTATAGGGGTATATGGGGATCAATCATCAAGACCGTTAAAAGGCTATTTGGACCAAAGTACAATGGAAAGTATCTTCAGAAGATAATTAGGGAAAAACTAGGAAACACTCGTTTGAACGATACCTTAACCAATGTTGTCATCCCTACGTTCGATATCCAACGTCTACAACCCACCATTTTCTCCACTTACGAGGTTTTAATCACATAAAAGTTTAATATGCTCTAGTGATCCACATGATTATTGAATTATGTCCATGTTTAAAACATCAGAAGATGACGTACATATTATAATGAAATTACTGATAAATGAGGTATGAACGTGCAGGCGGAAGTTAATCCATGCTACAATGTTAAGTTATCAGATATATGCATTTCTACTTCAGCAGCTCCAACTTATTTCCCATCCTATTATTTCAAGAACAACGATGATGGTggaaatgatcaagaatacagtggcggatctaggattcacgccaagccgtaacgttttataaataagccgtaacgaaatcgaaaaaacatcaaatttttccaaaatttacactaaaaacgtcaaatttttccgagccaagccgtagcggaggctaccccccGGTATACACTAGGTCCGCCCTGCAAGAATATAATCTTATTGATGGTGGTGTTGCTGCTAATAATCCGGTATATTAtagatacatatatatataaaacacaaaattgtgagaataaaaaacaaaactaaatctTTTAAGGGTAGTGGTTGGGATCAATTGGCAAAGACATTAGAGTTAACGTGTTGCAACTTTAAGTTTAGTGTTCAAGTCTCGGAGAAGACGGATTTGATGTAATTTAAGCTgttcaaaaaagaaaaagaaaaagtaaatcttttaaaattttattttatcaAATATTCATTTTTCTAAAATAAGGTTATTTATTACATACAAAAATATGTACGTTATATACATATAAACCATTGAAATAATTTGTTCATATGTTGTTTTAATTTCTAATTAATGTTACCTACATATGTGTTTATATGTAGATAATATAGTCTACACATTCGTAGGTTATATATAAATGATATAACTTACACGTGACTTGCAtagataaattaaatattttcatattttttttttcttaatctTAAGGAAAGGTACATAAACATAAATTTTCTTATATTTTAAAAGATTTTAATATTGAAAAATAAATGATTTATTTTTGTTCGTTTTAATAACGAAAAACCGTTTGTATATAagttttgttttttattgttGGAAATGTACGGATATACTTCTTTCTTTTGAGGAAATAGAATCTGAGACTATGGAAATTTATATTCTTATTATTTCAGTGAGAAAAGAGATGATCTCATTTTTCATTATTTTAGATGCTCGTTGCAATAAGTGAagtaacaaaacaagtttttagaGAAGATCCAGAATTCTTTCCGGTTAACCCTGTGGATTATGGTCGCTTCCTCATGATCTCAATTGGCACCGGTGCACCAAAAGAATCGAAACCATACAACGCGAAAATGGCATCTAAATGGGGTCTTTTAGGTTGGCTGCTCCACGACGGTTCTCACCCTATCATCGATGTATTCACTCAAGCAAGCGGAGATATGGTCGACGGCCACGTTTCAGTTTTCTTTCAAGCAGTTCATTCCCAACAAAACTACCTTCGAATTCAAGTAATATTTAAGTATTTGTTTCAAAGCTATAATTTGTAAAATAATTGAGTTAATATTCTTAAGCAGGTTGTCGGGAACAAGACTTGCACTTCAATGTGTTTTCAACTTTACAGAAATATCTTGTACTTCTAGTCGGTTCTCTACCCTGTAagaaaactcgacaagcaaactCTAGATAGTTTTTACCAAACTAAATAGAGTTTGCTAGCTTGCCTCCCAAGGTAGCGAACCGCATTTAGAAGTTCCAGAAAACACCTAAAAGTACAAGTCTCGTTTCTAAACCACATTCAAACATAAAATAACTGATGAATTTAATTACCAGGAAGATACATTAAGCGGTGATGAAGCATTAGTGGATGTTGCAACGAAAGAGAACATGCTGAAACTCGAAGAAATTGGTCAAAACCTACTAGCAAAGCCTGCTTCAAGAGTTAATCTAAAGACTGGGTTGTCTGAGCCGATGGGAAATGGCCAGACCAATGCCCAAGCTCTTAAACGGTCAGTAGATTTTAGTTTGAAGTATGCACGAAAACTCTTGGTAAATTATTTCATCTTACAACTAATAGTATAATGCtattatattcacacatacatgtAGATTTGCAAAATTGCTTTCGGAAGAGAAGAAGCAGCGA belongs to Helianthus annuus cultivar XRQ/B chromosome 5, HanXRQr2.0-SUNRISE, whole genome shotgun sequence and includes:
- the LOC110912844 gene encoding patatin-like protein 2, whose amino-acid sequence is MAKARHTEPATKGKLITILSIDGGGIRGIIPGTILASLESQLQELDGNDVRLADYFDVIAGTSTGGLLTSMLTAPDENNRPLYIAKDIQPFYMEHGPKIFPQQWGIWGSIIKTVKRLFGPKYNGKYLQKIIREKLGNTRLNDTLTNVVIPTFDIQRLQPTIFSTYEAEVNPCYNVKLSDICISTSAAPTYFPSYYFKNNDDGGNDQEYSEYNLIDGGVAANNPMLVAISEVTKQVFREDPEFFPVNPVDYGRFLMISIGTGAPKESKPYNAKMASKWGLLGWLLHDGSHPIIDVFTQASGDMVDGHVSVFFQAVHSQQNYLRIQEDTLSGDEALVDVATKENMLKLEEIGQNLLAKPASRVNLKTGLSEPMGNGQTNAQALKRFAKLLSEEKKQRESLKTPSKSYNGFT